A window from Zingiber officinale cultivar Zhangliang chromosome 7A, Zo_v1.1, whole genome shotgun sequence encodes these proteins:
- the LOC122000073 gene encoding transcription factor bHLH167-like gives MVYVCGKKTTNWKVERKTVEKNRRIHMKTLCFKLSSIIPKEHKTIHKTVLTQQDCFDEAASYIQKLGENIEKLKQRKQMQSMRSLGQDDVVVEVRYEDLNLEVVVVSGVRKRFMFHELINVLEEEGAEIVSASVVAVGDKIFHTIHSQAISSRIGLEPTSVSRRLKELVNGVDPEFHI, from the exons ATGGTCTATGTCTGCGGCAAGAAGACCACTAATTGGAAGGTGGAAAGGAAGACAGTGGAGAAGAACAGGAGAATACACATGAAGACCTTGTGCTTCAAGCTCTCCTCCATTATCCCCAAGGAGCACAAAACTATTCACAAG ACTGTGCTGACCCAACAAGACTGCTTCGACGAAGCCGCATCGTATATACAAAAACTCGGAGAAAACATAGAAAAACTGAAGCAGCGAAAGCAGATGCAGAGCATGAGGAGCCTAGGCCAGGACGACGTGGTCGTCGAAGTGAGGTACGAGGACTTGAATTTGGAGGTGGTTGTGGTAAGTGGTGTGAGGAAGAGGTTCATGTTCCATGAGCTGATTAATGTTCTGGAGGAAGAAGGCGCTGAGATTGTCAGCGCCAGCGTTGTGGCTGTGGGCGACAAGATCTTCCACACAATCCATTCTCAG GCTATTAGCTCAAGGATTGGCTTGGAGCCGACTAGCGTCTCTCGGAGATTGAAGGAGCTAGTCAACGGAGTAGACCCAGAGTTCCATATCTGA